One Verrucomicrobiota bacterium genomic region harbors:
- a CDS encoding SHOCT domain-containing protein produces the protein MARRNVSEERKTVYYIGMVLMILGFLTFGSVFVTGACNFGDFDSFETDARSSMIRGIVGMAMMIVGGIVQGIGRLGMAGSGVVLNPERAREGMEPWSRMTGGMIKDALDEASVDLGAARNTRPKSQSDFDEKLRKLHRLYEEGILSKEEYEREKREVLDSN, from the coding sequence ATGGCAAGACGCAACGTATCTGAAGAGCGGAAAACCGTCTACTACATCGGTATGGTGCTGATGATTCTCGGCTTCCTGACCTTCGGCTCGGTCTTTGTGACGGGGGCCTGCAACTTCGGCGACTTCGACAGCTTCGAGACGGACGCGCGCTCGTCCATGATCCGCGGCATTGTCGGCATGGCCATGATGATCGTAGGCGGAATTGTCCAAGGCATCGGCAGGCTCGGCATGGCCGGTTCCGGCGTCGTGCTCAATCCCGAGCGCGCGCGCGAGGGCATGGAGCCATGGTCGCGCATGACGGGCGGCATGATCAAGGACGCCCTCGACGAGGCCAGCGTTGACCTTGGCGCCGCACGCAACACGAGGCCCAAGTCCCAATCCGACTTCGACGAGAAGCTGCGCAAGCTCCACAGACTCTACGAAGAAGGCATCCTTTCCAAAGAAGAATACGAACGCGAGAAGCGCGAAGTCCTCGACAGCAACTGA
- a CDS encoding class I SAM-dependent RNA methyltransferase, with protein MITLDIETLSTSGEGIARHEGLVHFVPRALPGERCEAEVVQASKHWRRAHMRWLLTASPDRVEPPCPFYEQCGGCQLQHMTYTKQLEFKRDAVRETLRRVGHIDIEPEPTVASEPFGYRRKITMAVRDQDGALALCLHRWDDPGALVRVERCPLLVDELNAALPTVEAWLNSGDMAWCRPDLRRLVLRMLDDQPVVILACDPVPPRPRYPERVPLPPAVVAAFCTEWLPRSDPRSSRSIAGAEGPEDTGPGREPRDDDGEAVPESRRGDRNRARGGRMSEGAPAYQLGAPTTTLFHPGAFAQANADIAHRLYQAVVERAGEGNATVVDTYCGTGLLAEQLGHRQKNVVAIELDRDAVVAARRRIQAAGLRKRVIVRRGRVEQLLADHLPADLVVLDPPRAGCDARVIRALIEGPPARIAYISCHPAAFARDARRLVDAGYSLERVTPFDMFPQTYHVELLAELHHHPSPASV; from the coding sequence TTGATCACACTCGACATCGAAACGCTGTCCACCAGCGGCGAGGGCATCGCCCGGCACGAGGGCCTTGTCCACTTCGTTCCGCGCGCGCTGCCCGGCGAGCGTTGCGAAGCCGAGGTCGTGCAGGCCTCCAAGCATTGGCGCCGCGCCCACATGCGGTGGCTGCTCACCGCGTCGCCCGACCGCGTCGAGCCCCCGTGCCCTTTCTACGAGCAATGCGGCGGTTGCCAGCTCCAGCACATGACGTACACCAAGCAGCTCGAGTTCAAACGCGACGCCGTCCGCGAAACCCTGCGCCGCGTCGGCCACATCGACATCGAGCCTGAGCCAACCGTCGCGTCCGAGCCGTTCGGTTACCGCCGCAAGATCACCATGGCCGTGCGCGATCAGGACGGCGCGCTCGCCCTTTGCCTCCACCGATGGGACGATCCGGGCGCTCTCGTCCGCGTCGAGCGGTGCCCGCTGCTCGTCGACGAGCTCAACGCCGCGCTTCCCACCGTCGAGGCCTGGCTCAACTCCGGCGACATGGCCTGGTGCCGGCCCGACCTGCGTCGTCTTGTCCTGCGCATGCTCGACGACCAGCCCGTCGTCATTCTTGCCTGCGATCCCGTGCCGCCGAGGCCGCGCTACCCCGAGCGCGTCCCGTTGCCGCCCGCCGTCGTCGCTGCCTTCTGCACTGAATGGTTGCCGCGAAGCGACCCCCGATCGAGCCGCTCCATAGCAGGGGCCGAAGGCCCGGAAGATACTGGCCCGGGGCGTGAGCCCCGGGATGACGATGGGGAAGCCGTACCCGAGTCTCGAAGGGGCGATAGAAATCGCGCGCGTGGCGGGAGAATGTCCGAAGGGGCGCCCGCTTACCAGCTTGGGGCGCCGACGACAACGCTGTTTCATCCCGGCGCCTTCGCGCAAGCTAACGCCGACATCGCGCACCGGCTCTACCAGGCCGTGGTTGAGAGAGCAGGGGAGGGGAATGCCACAGTCGTGGATACGTATTGCGGTACCGGCCTCCTCGCCGAGCAGCTTGGCCACAGACAGAAGAACGTTGTCGCCATTGAGCTCGACCGCGACGCCGTCGTTGCCGCCCGCCGCCGCATCCAGGCCGCCGGCCTGCGCAAACGCGTCATCGTCCGCCGCGGCCGCGTCGAGCAGCTCCTGGCCGACCACCTGCCCGCCGACCTCGTCGTGCTCGACCCACCCCGCGCCGGGTGCGACGCCCGCGTCATCCGCGCCCTGATTGAGGGTCCCCCCGCGCGCATCGCCTATATCTCATGCCATCCGGCCGCCTTCGCTCGCGACGCCCGCCGCCTCGTGGACGCCGGGTACAGCCTCGAACGCGTCACCCCGTTTGACATGTTCCCCCAGACCTACCACGTCGAACTGCTCGCCGAACTGCACCACCATCCAAGCCCAGCCAGCGTCTAG